The Bos taurus isolate L1 Dominette 01449 registration number 42190680 breed Hereford chromosome 16, ARS-UCD2.0, whole genome shotgun sequence genome includes the window TGAGCCGCCCGTTACATATGTCGCGGGTCTGGCCGCAGTCGTCTGTGCCCACAGGCACCGGCCAGGATGTGGGCGCGGCCCAGGGCCCGGCGTAGAAGGGGTTGGAGAGCAGCACGGCCAGGTAGGCGTCGCGGCCCCCGTAGTAGTGGTCGAACCACGTGCAGTTGATGGCTTCGCGGGGAGGCCGGGCCACTGGGAGAGGAGCAGATGGGCAGTGGGGCCCGGGCTGCCCTGCATTGCTGGACATGCCAGTCTCGCGCTCCAGAATGCCCCACGCCCTTCCTGTGCCGGGACACCCCCCAACCCCGACATCCATTCTGCCCGTGTCAGCGCCCGGCCCCTCACCAGCCCTGCCAGGTGGTAGCCGGGGGCCCCCACTGCGTGGCCGGGACTCACGCGACATGTTGGTGCTGGCGATGACCCCATACCACTGGATCTGCCCGTCCTCCTCGCCAAACATGCCCTGGGCGATCAGCACACCCATCCCCGTCTCGGGCTCCAGCTGGGGGGCTGCGGCCAGCTCCGGGGGGTGCCAGGCTGGGAGCGGAGGGGGAGTGAGGTGCTGAGAGCTGCCCCCAAGGGCAGGGCTGTGCCCAGGCTGGGCCGGGCACCCGGGCATGAGCCGCGCAGGGTAGTGGCATCCGGGACAGGGCCCaggcgggggctgggggagggcccCGGGGGTGCGGGCCAGAGGCACCTACCCTCGGGCACAGTGGCGCACACCAGGCTGACCGCCCGGCTCCACAGGCCGTTCCTGCCCAGCACCGAGAGGCTGAGGCGGTAGGACGCAGCGGGCGCCAGGGGGGCCAGCAGGAGGGCGCCCCCGGAGGTGTTGGCCCGGAAGATGAGCTGGGCGGCCCCTCCCGCTGCCAGCTGCTCCGCCACCACCAGACAGGTGTCCACATCCCCCGTGGGCACTGTCCAGACCAGGGCCAGGCGCGTGGCCTCGGGCTGGCACTGCACGTCCTCCACCGGGTCAGGCTCTGTGGGTTCAAGAGTTCCGTGTCGAGTGGGGGTCAGTGCACCTGAGAGGGGCTAGAATGCAGAGGCTCAGAGGCACTGGGCACTTTTACCCCAAAATGGGGCAATgacagcaaggagaaataagcgCTCCTCCAGACCTCCCCGCTCCCTGCACCCATCTGGAGAGCGAGGGGCGGCCCAGGGCGGGAGGGCAGGGCTCCCACTGCACGAGAAGGCACGGGGCGGGATGGCTCAGGGCTCAGGGTGCCCCACCCCCCGACAGACGCCCACATACCCACGGGCAGCAGCACAGGGTGTGTGGAGGCCTGGAGGGGCCCTGCCCGGCACTGCACCGTCAAGGATAGGTTGCGTCCAGGCGTGAGGTCCCTCAGGACCAGGCGGGCTTGGCCCAGGGCCAGGGGCTGCTCCCGGGACAGGAGCCTGGCCCCCGAGAGCTGCGCATGGCAGGCTCCGTGCCCCAGGGGGCCGCTGGCCCAGGCCAGGCTGACCACGGCGCTGCCCGCCTGCATGGACACCAGCAGCTCTGCGGGCACCACTGGGGCTGTGGGAGGAGAGCAGGGAACCTCTGACCCCATGCAGGGCCCTTGTCCACAGGCAGAAcgaggggctgggggcgggggcgccCCCCAAGGGAGGGGCTCCAGGTGGCCCTGCCCACCGCTCCACCCCTCCCCGTCCCCACGCCCACTCACGGGTCCAGCCGGCAGTGCTGGCTGCCACCGCACGGAGGGGCCCGGCCTGCGTGACCACCTCCACCTTGTACTCAGTGCCCGGAGTCAGAGCCAAGAAGCTGGCGCTGTCCACATGGGCCCCCACGGGGCTGGAGCGCACCTGGACGCCCGCCTGGTACAGGGTCACCCGGTAGCCATCCCGGCCCCCCAGCGCGTGGACCCAGGACGCCCGGAGCTGGGTGGCGCCTTCACTGGTCACATTCACCAGGGCAGGGGCGAGGGGGCCTGCAGGGAGAGTGGGGTGGGGTTGGAGAAGGGAGGTATAGGACCTGAACTGTGTCCCCCAAATTCACGTTCACCTCCTGACCCTCAGGACCCAGAACGTGCTCGGAGATGCAGCCTCGAAAGAGGGGATTAAGGCCAAAGGAAGTCACTGGGGTGGGTCCTGGCCCAGAGGGGACTGGGGCAAGGACACAGGCAGGGACAGCCCTGCGGGCCCCGGAGGAGAGGGCGGGACACAAGCCAGGGCCTCAGCCTGTGCCCCCAGAACTGCGGGGGGCCTGTGTGAGGCCCCTCTGCAGACGGCACGGGCAGGGTAGGGGGGCAGCCCAGCCTCTGCTCCTTCCTCCGTGAAAGGCCCCCGTCCACCCTTGGCAGGGTTGGGAACACTGGCTCAGGTGACCCCACCCCGACCCTCCCCAACAGCCAAGTCCAGGGTCTGGACAGACTGCACCCTGCACCACCCGAAGGCTTCAAGCCAGCACCTTCCCCAGCCCAGCTCCAGCTTCAGGTTAGAGGCCGGGTCTGGGGTCTAAGTGgggcctctgccccctcccctgagCCAGGGCCCGGGCTGTGTGGCAGACACCTCTGttgtaaactgaggctcagagagacacagagagggacAGGCCTGCTCAGGGCTCAGCCGGTTAGAGCCTCAGGGTCCTGGAGACGGGAGGACCAGGCGGGGTGGGCCCACCACGGTGGAGGGGGCGCAGCAGGGCAGGGGGCCACTGTGTCCAACTGCACCGGGCAGGGTGTGGGCCCCCAGGGGGGATTCCCGGCCCATCATGTGGCTCTGGAAGGAGGGACACGCCCGGTGCTTCAGTAATCGAGACCCTTCACGGGAGACCCTCTGAGATGGAGGCCCTCGTGCCCGGCTGCGGTTTCAAGAATTAAGTGAGAGAATGCTGAGCGAGGGGCCCGGCAGCAGGGTGGGGGGTCCCTGATACTGGCCATGAGAGAGCGTGGGGGACCCACCACGGTGCTGCATGAGAGCAAAGCTGGGTCCCGCCCACCTGCCTCTCACCAGGAGGGCGGGACCCAGGGGCTCCCAGCTGGCAACAGGTATCCTGGTGCCCTAGGGCCGGGGAGCAGCTGACGTCAACCCAGAGGCCTGCTCACCGACCACAGGGCTCAGGGGTCAGCCCCCGGGACACCCAGCAAGGGCGGtcggtggggtgggcagggcacTCACGCGTCCAGCCCGTGGCGTTGGCAGCGCTGCTCTCGTCGGGGCCCCGCAGGGTGGCCAACCACACCAGGAACTCAGTGCCTGGAGCCAGCCGGGTCCAGGAGAAGGTCTGCACCTCAGGGCCCAGGGTGTCCTGGCCCTCCAGAGCCGGGGGCCGCAGGCAGTAGAGCCGCAGGAGAAAGCCGTCCCTGCCCCCCGCGGGGGGGCTCCAGACTGCCCTCAGGGCAGGGGGCTGGGCGGCCAGGCCCAGGCTCAGGCTGACGGGCGGCGCAGGGACTGCAGAATGAGCAAGAGGCGGATTCGagccccctgcccagccccgggcCGCACGCTCAGTGCTGGTCTCCAACACGGCCTGCCTCGACTCAGCTGCCCCCATGCTTCCCAGGAAAGCCTCTTGGCCAGCTCAGTCCCTGCCCCACACCTGCTCCCTTCCCTGCTTCCCAGGCCTCAGCTCCAAGGGTGACTTTGTTCTGCCTGTACCACCCCAGCACTGGCCGCCCCAGGCTCACACCAGGACTGGGCCTCCCTGCgagctccttccctctctctttctccccaatCTCAGGGCCTGGGGACACACCCCCCTCACTAAGGCCCCTCTCTGCCCACCTTACTCAGACCCATGTGCTCCTCAGCCCACTCCCCTCCTCGGGGAAACCTTCCTTGACCCCTAAGGTGGCCCTTCTGTGAGCCCTCAAAGATTAGCCACAACCACAGAACATTCCTCATAGTCCTTGATCTTAAACCCATGAGGACAGAGACTCACACGGTTCAAACACACTGTGCGTGCACACTTGCTCTATGATATACACACCAATGTAAGCCGCTTTAATAGACACACTGACCGTATGTTTACTTGTCTGTCTGCTTTTCTACACTATCTTCTTCATAATTTTTAGCTTTGGCATGTAACCCCATACCTAAGCATGGAAggcattctttaaatatttgttggaaggatgAATGGATGGTTGGGAGGATGAATGGATgtttggaaggatggatggatggatagatggttagaaggatggatggttggatggttggaaggatggatggatggttggaaggatggatggatggatggatggttggaaggatggatggatggatggatggttggaaggatggatggatggttggaaggatggatggacagttggaaggatggatggttggatggatggttggaaggacagatggatggatggatggatggatggatgggtggatggttgatggatggatggacggttggaaggacagatggatggatggatggatagttggaaggatggatggttggatggttggaaggatggatggatggttggatggatggatggttggaaggacagatggatggatggatgggcggttggaaggatgggtggatggttggatggatggatggatggttggaaggaaggttggatgggtggatggatggatggatggatggatggttggaaggacagatggatggatggatggatggacggttGGAAGGATgggttgatggatggatggttggaaggaagggtggatggttggatggatggatggttggatggttggaagcatggatggatggttggatggatggatggttggaaggacagatggatggatggatggatggttggaaggatgggtggatggttggatggatggatggatggttggaaggatggatggatggatggttggaaggacagatggatggatggatggatggacggttggaaggatgggtggatggatggatggttggaaggaagggtggatggttggatggatggatggttggaaggatggatggatggttggaaggacgggtggatggttggatgggtgggtggatggatggttggaaggaagagtggatggttggatggatggatggttggaaggatgggtggatgggtggacaaCTGACCCAATGGCACGAGGTGGGGAATGCTTGCAAACAGGTCATGAAACACCCTATCCTGACTAGATGCATGGCCTGAGTCAGGCACACAGAGGAAGGTGTGTGAAGGATGTTGGTACCCACCCCactgcccagggctggcctcccaGGGGCCACAGCCGGGAACTCACGTGTGCAGGCGCGAGCCCTTTGGATGCTGGAGCTGAGGTTTCCCGCCCGAGTCCATACAGACACGGTGTAGCAGGAACCGGGCACCAGATCCGGCAGCATCAGGCTGGTGTTGTCTGGGCCCAAGTTGACAAGACCGCCCGGCGAGCTCTGGCTGCCCTCCTGGTGCCAGCTGACCCTGTAGCCTTCCCGCGGCCCTGCTGCTGGGGCCCAGCCAATGGTCAAGGTGGAGGGGCTATCCCTGCCGGTGACCTCGAGTGACTGTGGCGTGGGGGGCCCTGACAGAGGAGAGGGTGGTAAGGAGGCCGCGCATGGTGTGTGGGCCTGTGATAGCCCCTCTCCACCCAAGGCAAAGCCCCTCGGCCACCGGGACGCAGTGGCCGGCACTCACCGGTGTGGCCTGTGGGGCTTGCGGAGGCAGTGCCCAGAGCGGAAACAGTGTCCACCTGGGAGCGGGCCCCAGGCCCGTGGAGTGTGACCAGGGTGACACCAGGTGCCCCCGAGacatttctgaggaggcagggggCTCCCTCGGTGTAGGGCAGTATCTGGCTCCCAGGCTCCTCACTGGCCTCCGGCCTGTCCAGGGGCAGCTCGGTACCACTGCCCTGCGGGCGCTGGGCTAGAGCATCTGGAGGGGTGTGGGCCCTGGATGGTGAGGGTCCACTGCTCTCAAGGCAGGTGCCCCTGGGCAGGACCCCAGCCTGTTCCCCACCAGCCCAGACTCACCGCCCAGCCAGGCAGTGGCCTGGGCCCGGGCCTCGTAGGGCCCTGCCAGAACTCTCAGCTCCAGAGCGTAGTGTCCAGATGGCAGGGGCCTCAGGAACGTGATGTTGAGGGCCCCAGGGCCCAAACTTAGGGTCTTGTCCACAGGCCCGCTCAGCCTGAGCAGGTAACCCTCCCGGGCCCCCGGGCCCACCTTCCAGCTGGCCCTGagccctgggggctggggagcgAGCCCCAGGTCCCGGGGCGTGGAGGGACCTGGGGGGGGAGGGAGACACGTGCAGAAAGTCCTTGCAGCCGGCCGGCTCCTTCCTGTGCGCCCTGGACAGGCCACATGTTGGGCGAGTCCTGGGACCCAGCCAAGGACACAGAAACAGAGGAGAGCACTCCCAGTACCAGACCTGGCACCCCCTCACAGCACGGCCGCTGTGGTCCCCTTCGAGGGGCAGAGGCCAAAGCACAGAGAGAGCGAGCACTCTGTCTGGAGACCCACAGGCAGGCAGTGGCAGCAGTGGGTCCCGGGGCTCAGCCCAGCCCAGACACTCCCGAGCCTGGGTACTGGTCCCTGTCTCCCCACCATCATGGGGGACAGCATGACTTATGGGGGTTAAATGACATGCCACACAGAAGCACCTGGCATGGCACTGGCACACGGCAATCATCATCACTGTCACCTTTGGGGTGGGGTCTTTTTTACCACCAGCCAGCAGGCGGGCACCCTCGGGCCTCACCCCTTCCCTGCAGGACCCTGGACGCCCCCCGCATAGCCGGATCAGCCCGCTTGGCTGAGGGACCTCTGCAGTGGTCAGCAAATCCCCAGCACTCACGGGTCCACTCAGTGGCACTGGGCCCCACTGCCCAATGAGGCCCAGCGACAGCGCTAAGTTTCAGCGTGTAGGGAGTTCCAGGAGAGAGGCACGGGAAGGTGTGACTGGAGACACCTCGTGTGACGCCTGCCGTCAGGTTGAAGCCACTGAGGAGGTCCGTGAGCAGGAGGTGCAGCCAGGCGGCCCCCCCAGAGCTGTACCAGGAAGCCCGCAGGGCTCTGGTGCCCAGGGCGCGCAGCGCCAGCTGCCCTGGAGGCACAGGAGCTAGAGGAGGGTGGGCAGGGTAGAACCGGGCTGGAGAAGGGGCCCAACCAGGGACCCGGCACCAACCCCGCACAGGAGCCAGGAGCCCGGCACATTGGCACGTGGCTCTGGACCACCTCCTACCCCCAACCGGCTGTCACCTGGGGCCTTGCCAGGCGTGGGCCCTACCTGTCCACTGGCGAGTGCTGGTCTTCGCTTGGAGGTGGGCGGCCCAGGTGGTAATCTCCAAGCCGTACTCACTGCCCGGTAAGAGGTGGCTAAAATTGTAGGACAGGGTGCCGGCGGACGTGGAGACATTGTGAACCACTGTCTGGGACTCCAGATGGCAGAGGACAAGCTGATAGCCATCCTGCCCCCCGGGAGCAGAGCCCCACGAGGCCTCCAGGCTGGATGGGCTCTCAGAGCCGTGGAGCTTCAGGTCCTGGACAGTGGACGGGGCTGCGGTGAGGCAGAGAGCAGCGCTAGGTTCAGGGCCGGGCATCACCTCTGCTTCTAACGTTCCTCGACAGGTCACTGTACCAGCGTGGTCCCCAGAGTCCTCACCATCCTGCTTGGCCACGCCTCCGCACTCAGACCACGCCTCCGCCCTCAGACCACGCCCCGCCCGCAGGCCCCGCCCGCCCGTAGATCACGCCCCCTGCCGGCAGGCCACGCCCCCATCAACCGGACCTACCCGCAGGCCACGCCCCACCTGCAGGTCCCCCGCCCCCAGGCCACGCCCCCGCCCTCAGACATGCCCCCTGCCAATAGGCCCCCCACAGACCACGCCCCCGCAATCAGGCCCCGCCCACAGGCTCGCCTGCCCTTGTCCACAGGCCACGCCCCCGCCCCAGGCCCGCCCCCGCCCGCAGGCCGCGCACCTGTGAGCGCAGTGAGGCTGAGGCTGGCGTTCTGCCCGCAGGGGCGCACGGCCGTCACCTCCAGCTGGTAGCGACTTCCTGGCACCAGGTCCCGGAACTCGAAGCTGGACGCGTTGGTGTGAGCCTGGAGCAGCTGCCCTTCAGGGGAGCCACGGGGGCTCAGCCGGCTGAGGCGGAGGGTGCGGCCGAGCCCACCTGGCCCTGGGGCGTCCCAGTTCAGCGTGAGGCTGGCAGACCTGCCCCGGCTGCTGACCGTCACCCTCAGAGGCGATCCTGGGGAACAGGGGTCGTCAGGGCCCCCAGTGCCCTGTACCCTAAaggaggcaggggcaggaaggGCCAGAGTAGAGACGGGCCCAGGGGAGAGACGGCCCTGTTCGCCCGTCCCCTGCCACCTACCTTCACTCGCCCAGCTGGGACCCTCTTCTGGGGGCTGGCACTCGCCTTCCTAAGGAAGGGGTatgagggtgggggagaggggcagaGGAAAGGCTGTCCACTTGTCCGTCCCCCACCCCAGGCGTGGCCTAAGGGCAGCAGGCAGGACACCAAGGTGAGGAGGCCCCCAGCCTGGGCAGCTGCCCTGTGTCCTGTGGGACTGGGCAGGAGCTGCCTCTGCCCAATTTCGTGCAGATCAGCCGGGGCCCTTGGGGCAGCGGGAGGCCTGAACACCACAGAGAGCAGCCCCAACCCTGCCACGGCCCCAGCGCCCATCTCACCTTGGCCAAGAAGCCTGGGAGCCAGAGGATCGCCACGAACAGGACTGGGGGTCTCATTCCAGGGCGTCTGCAGGGAGAGCTGGGAGGTAGCAGGAGGGGCCGTCCTGCCCCCCGCTGCTCAGCTCCTGGCTCCCTGGAGAGCTTGGCTGCCTTTCCAACCCAGAGCCTGTTCTCAGCAGGGCCccgggaggggggagggggagcgaCTCCTGGCTGCAGACACAGCAGCCTCCCGCTCTGGCCCTACCTCCGCGCTCTTCAACAGCTGGCTTTCCAGGCAGGAAGAGACGCAGACCTGGAGAAGCAACGCCCTGGGGTGGGCAGAGACGGCTGACTCCCGATGCCCTGCCCTGGGGAGAGGAGGACAGGGTGTTCGTGTTCCTACCGGGAGGTTCCTGCTGACATCGTGGTGCTGGGAGCTGGGTGCTGGGTGGACGGACAGCTGTGAGCGAGTGTCCCcttgtggacacagaggagcATGTTCTAAAGGCCTTTGTTGCAGGGGTGGTGGACCCAGGACAGCCCTCCTGTTTCTCGCCCTTGCGCCACCGGTGAGGAAGCGATGTCCACGGAGGGAAGAGTGAGCCCTGCCCCAGggtgaacccgggtctccagcctCGGCTCCTTACCCCTGACGGGCTCCTGACCCCTGACGCCTGGGATGTGTGCTTGCCTCCAACCCCCGCCTGCTCCACCTAGAccctctccccgccccacccccggccGCCCCCTCATGGACACAGGTGCTGCTGAGGCTTAGGGCAGCTGAGAGTTTCCTGCAGCCTGGAGCCAAGGACTCACCAGCCCAAGGCAGCTGAcaggggaaaggtggggagggagacagaggaaagGACAGGGCCCTGGTCCCCGAGCTGGAAGTAGGGAGGGGGACGCGTAGCACCAGGCAGGTACAGAGACACTGGGCAAGGAGCTGGCTTCTGCGGACCCTTCTATCGCCCCACTCGGCCAGCCCCCAACCTCAGAGCCGCCCACCAACCTCTGGATGGGGCCTGGAAACTCAGCACTGCAGGCCCATCAGATTTTCCAGGTGgcttgcacgtgtgtgtgtgtgcgcatgcacacatgcattctTTCAAACGAGGAGGTGGGGGAACAACCAGGGAAACTGCCGTGAAGGGGGGAGCCCCAGTCTGGCCGCAGGGGGGAAACACtgcaccctccccacccctcccctgcgGCATGCGCTCAGCTGGACGACAGAGCCTGCAGCAGTGGGATGGAAACGGCCTGATTCAAAATCTAAGTAGAAAAGGTGCACAGGACAGGGGTTTAGGTAAGGGGTGGGGTCTCAGGCTGTGCCCAATAGTCCCCACAAAAGGGGGCCTGCTGGGGACAGCACAGACCCCATGGCTAGGCCTATGGATGGGGCCTGGCCATAGGGACACACCTGTCAGCCCCCAGCCAACCTAGGGGGCAGCCTTGGCCCGgtcgggggtggagggggtgggaacGCTCGAGAAGGTGAGGAAGACTCAGACGTAGGAAGCAGCCTCCCAGCCCAGCGTCTCTGTTCAGCAGAAAGTACCCCAAGGGCTCTGTCTGGTCCCAGCAGCAGTTCCCACAGACAAACCCACATCCTCCACCTGGAGCCCCAGGGGTCCTCCCAGAGCCTCACTTACTGTTCCTTCTGGGGAGAGCCGGCCGGACGCAGAGGCGGGCAGCGGGCAGTCTGGGCGTGCTGGCTCCCTGGCTCCTGAGTGCCAACAGTAGTCTCCCCTGCTGCATCCTGGCATCTGTCTTCCGGGCTCTCCCCTCCACGCCCACCGCGGCAGCTTGGCCTTGAGCACCCCCACACCCCGGAAGATAGTCTccgggaggagaagggcaggagGCTCTGGATGGCCCAGCCTCCCACACGCTGGAACCTCTCCAGCTCCCTGTATCTCTGTCTCCCCCACATGGCCAGGGACACAAAGCCCGCTGGGCTGGCCCAGGATCTGGAGGTGTGTCAGGGGGGGGGACCCGGGATCAAGGTTTCTCCTCCGAGAGGAGCAAAGAGGACGGGGCGGGCGGGGCAGCCGGGCCCCCACAGTGGGCCAGTCCTGAGCCGGCCTCAGGGGCTCTATCAGGGCGCAGCCTTTGACCCCGGGGCAGGCAGGTGCTGCAGGAATAGGGAATTCTCACTGCACCAATACAGTACCCAATACTCCCGACCTTGGGGCTCCCAGCCCTGGACCTGGGGAGTGGTtggaggaagggggtggggatcTGCTGAGATGGGGCTCGGAGACCTCAGCCCTGGCGCCCCTGGCCTTCCTGGAGCCACTTCTCCAGCCTACAGCTCCGAGCACCACTGGTCCCGCCCTCTGATCGATGGGGGAGGGGTGCTCCTCGGCCCCCGGGGAGAGGACTCCTGAGAAGCAGGGAGGAGCAGGGACCCTGGTCTCAGCAGGGCTCAGCAGGGGCCTCCTGGCTTCCTGTGCCCCCCACCCAGCTCTGACGCACATTGGCAGGTAGAGAGAGTGGCCTGAGAGCCGCCGTCGGGGCAGGTCCACACAGGAGCTGGGGAGGCTCAGGATGGGAGTCACTCCCACAGCCTCCAGGCCTTCGCCTGCACCCCGCACCCTGGATGGGCAGAGGCCACCCCGGACAGGGCCCAGGCCAGGCTGGGGGCTGTTGCAGGGCCCTGTCTTCTCTGAGGCTTCTGCTGGCGCCTGGCTCCCCCAGCTGTGTCTGCACCTCCAGCGATGTCCAGGCATCTCTTAAGCAGAAAGGGGTGCGGGGTGAGCAGGAGGCAAGGTGAGTGTCGCCCCCAAATACAGCCAAAGGGAACTAAGCTGTCCTTGGGGTCTTACCTGGTGCCCAACCGTTACCCATCTGGCCTCCACCCACTTTCTGCACCTCTGGGCCCCCACCTCTCCAAACAAAAGCACAGCCTCCAGCCCCTCAAACCCTGAGGGGAGGGGCGCTCACAGCCCGCAGGCTCAGACCTTAGGGGCCTGGGGGCACTGGCAGTGTAGTGCGGGGCACACATCCCCGCCTCCTCCCCCCACTCCTGCGGTATCCTAGCTTCCTGTTTGTGATAAGAATCAGCAGCCTGCCCCAGAGAGGGTGGCCTTCTTTCCAACCCCCTCCTGCCCCCCTTTCCTTTCCCAGGCCCCCCGCTACCCACTAGTGGAAACACGGGTGGGTTTCAGGCCAGCTAAGCTGGAGGCCACGCCCCCCAGTCTGCCAGGGGTCCCCAGGCTCCTGCCCCATCCCTTCCACCTAGGCTCCCCCGGCTCGGGCCCCCGAACACCAGAGGGCCACCCTGCCCTGCCTGAAAACAGCCCCCCGCCTCCTGCATGCCACCCCCGGCCTGTCGTACACAGCGCTTTTCGCTGTCACCTTCTGATGGCTGAATCAGGGAAGTGGGTGGCGGGGTGAGGATGGGATTGTGGGCGCCCAGAGGGGAGGAGCAGGTGTCAGGGATGTTTCCAGGGGACAGGAACCCAGCAGGGAGCCAACAGGAGGCCTGCTGGGTGAGCCAGGGGCAGGCCAGTGGGGTCTTGGACTTAGGGTCTCCCCTACCCAGGGCCCAGGCTCCAGGTGCCCCAGCAGCACAGCAGACATGGGGGTTGCCTTGTGCGAGAGCCAGAGGTCCACCCTCCATGGGTCGCTGAATAGATGTCAGGGTTCTGGGAGAAGGCCTgtgtgcctgggggtgggggaagccccCAGACCCTGCTATGAGGTATCTCTACTGCTCACCTCCAGAGTGGCTGACCTGGCTCAGACCTGCTCAGAGCTGGGGGCCTGGGGTTGACCCTTGTGGCTTGGCCTGAGCCTTTCCTTTCGTGGAGAGAGACTCCtgccccccttccccacccccgtGTGTGCCTACTTCTCCCTGTTCCTGGTGGGATTCCCGCAGCTTGAAGGGGCAAGGGCTTCCGGGGGGCAGTCTGGGGTGGGGGTCGGCCCCGCCGTGCCCAGCAAGCAGGCAGAGGCAAGAGGCGACCAGGGCCCGGAGGAGAAGCCCTGCAAGGGAGGCAGTGGTCAGGGCCAGGCTGTGGCCAAGGTGTGGACAGGCCGGGCCGCGGGGTCAGAGGCGGGAGGCCGCTGGCCCTGCTGGTGGCAACAGGCAGCT containing:
- the PTPRV gene encoding receptor-type tyrosine-protein phosphatase V isoform X9 → MWGRQRYRELERFQRVGGWAIQSLLPFSSRRLSSGVWGCSRPSCRGGRGGESPEDRCQDAAGETTVGTQEPGSQHAQTARCPPLRPAGSPQKEQRPGMRPPVLFVAILWLPGFLAKEGECQPPEEGPSWASEGSPLRVTVSSRGRSASLTLNWDAPGPGGLGRTLRLSRLSPRGSPEGQLLQAHTNASSFEFRDLVPGSRYQLEVTAVRPCGQNASLSLTALTAPSTVQDLKLHGSESPSSLEASWGSAPGGQDGYQLVLCHLESQTVVHNVSTSAGTLSYNFSHLLPGSEYGLEITTWAAHLQAKTSTRQWTAPVPPGQLALRALGTRALRASWYSSGGAAWLHLLLTDLLSGFNLTAGVTRGVSSHTFPCLSPGTPYTLKLSAVAGPHWAVGPSATEWTRPSTPRDLGLAPQPPGLRASWKVGPGAREGYLLRLSGPVDKTLSLGPGALNITFLRPLPSGHYALELRVLAGPYEARAQATAWLGDALAQRPQGSGTELPLDRPEASEEPGSQILPYTEGAPCLLRNVSGAPGVTLVTLHGPGARSQVDTVSALGTASASPTGHTGPPTPQSLEVTGRDSPSTLTIGWAPAAGPREGYRVSWHQEGSQSSPGGLVNLGPDNTSLMLPDLVPGSCYTVSVWTRAGNLSSSIQRARACTLPAPPVSLSLGLAAQPPALRAVWSPPAGGRDGFLLRLYCLRPPALEGQDTLGPEVQTFSWTRLAPGTEFLVWLATLRGPDESSAANATGWTRPLAPALVNVTSEGATQLRASWVHALGGRDGYRVTLYQAGVQVRSSPVGAHVDSASFLALTPGTEYKVEVVTQAGPLRAVAASTAGWTPPVVPAELLVSMQAGSAVVSLAWASGPLGHGACHAQLSGARLLSREQPLALGQARLVLRDLTPGRNLSLTVQCRAGPLQASTHPVLLPVEPDPVEDVQCQPEATRLALVWTVPTGDVDTCLVVAEQLAAGGAAQLIFRANTSGGALLLAPLAPAASYRLSLSVLGRNGLWSRAVSLVCATVPEAWHPPELAAAPQLEPETGMGVLIAQGMFGEEDGQIQWYGVIASTNMSLARPPREAINCTWFDHYYGGRDAYLAVLLSNPFYAGPWAAPTSWPVPVGTDDCGQTRDICNGRLRPGSRYRFSVVAFSRHSPDTLIAFSAFSEPRTSPSWAVPLPVTAGIVASVLALVWLGLLCGRRVKGQRAEKSLCSQELTAYNLRRTHRPIPAHSFQQSFESKSAHACQAFFQEFEELKEVGKEQPRLEAEHPANSTKNRYPHVLPYDHSRVRLALLDGKPHSDYINASFIPGYTHPQEFIATQGPLKKTLADFWRLVWEQQVHVIVMLTVGMENGRVLCEHYWPADSSPVTHGPVTICLLAEQPQDEWTTREFQLHHAAQQQLRRVKQLQFTTWPDHSVPEAPSSLLAFVELAREQARAAVGAGPLLVHCSAGVGRSGTFVALWRLLQQLEEEQVVDAFHAVHMLRLHRPLMIQTPSQYVFLHRCLLSRVLEGPPSSRTAEVAETHSGHWAAPGTPHVAGAPCRPQPIPVRNFARVCAERAADGNAGFLGEHQMAVVTSGPLRQRAARLGRCLKPGSSPNSGPRRRSRSSQTR